The following are encoded together in the Nitrospiria bacterium genome:
- a CDS encoding NADP-dependent isocitrate dehydrogenase, with protein MTTPKSKIIYTHTDEAPMLATYSLLPIINAFTKAAGVAVELRDISLAGRIIANFPEFLTDREKQSDDLAELGKLALTPGANIIKLPNISASIPQMKAAIKELQSQGYKLPDYPEDPKNDKEKDIKARYDKIKGSAVNPVLREGNSDRRAPLSVKQYAKKHPHKMGPWSPNSKTHVAHMTHGDFRSNEKSVTVTEPTEARIEFVGQDGKTTVLKAKTPLKAGEVIDATFMSRRVLREFLEAQIEEAKKQGVLFSIHLKATMMKVSDPKIFGHAVSVFFKDVFEKHAALFQKLGVDPDNGLGDLYAKIKTLPEDQRAAVEADIQAVYKKRPALAMVNSDKGITNLHVPSDVIIDASMPPVIRDSGQMWGPDGKLHDTKAVIPDGSYAPVYEEVIEFCKKHGAFDPKTMGSVPNVGLMAQAAEEYGSHDKTFKSPGNGTIRVVNGSGQTLLEHRVEEGDIWRMCQVKDAPIQDWVKLAVNRAKATGAPAVFWLDKNRAHDAELIKKVNRYLPDHDTKGLDIRIMSPAEATRFSLQRMKEGKDTISVTGNVLRDYLTDLFPILEIGTSAKMLSIVPLLNGGGLFETGAGGSAPKHVQQFQQEGYLRWDSLGEFLALAASLEHLGKTSNNATAKILADTLDRANAKFLESNKSPARKVGEIDNRGSHFYLALYWAQALAEQTEDKNLQARFAKVAQQLEQNEARIAAELIGAQGKPVDLGGYYHPNREKATKAMRPSPTLNSIVDAIA; from the coding sequence ATGACCACCCCAAAATCGAAAATTATTTATACGCACACGGATGAAGCACCGATGCTGGCGACCTATTCGTTGCTTCCGATCATCAACGCCTTTACAAAGGCCGCGGGTGTGGCCGTTGAATTAAGGGACATATCCCTGGCCGGTAGAATTATCGCCAATTTTCCCGAATTTCTGACGGACCGGGAAAAACAATCGGATGATCTGGCCGAGCTGGGGAAGCTGGCCCTGACACCGGGAGCCAATATCATCAAGCTCCCCAATATCAGCGCCTCGATTCCGCAGATGAAGGCGGCCATCAAGGAATTGCAGTCGCAGGGGTACAAGCTGCCTGATTATCCCGAAGATCCAAAAAATGACAAAGAGAAAGACATTAAGGCGCGCTACGACAAGATCAAGGGCAGCGCGGTCAATCCGGTATTGCGGGAAGGCAACTCGGATCGCCGGGCGCCCCTCTCGGTCAAACAGTACGCCAAAAAGCACCCGCACAAGATGGGGCCTTGGTCACCGAATTCCAAAACGCATGTCGCGCACATGACGCATGGTGATTTCCGTTCCAACGAAAAATCGGTGACGGTCACGGAGCCCACCGAGGCGCGCATCGAATTCGTGGGCCAGGACGGCAAGACCACGGTTCTGAAGGCCAAGACGCCCCTGAAGGCGGGCGAGGTCATCGATGCCACGTTCATGAGTCGCCGCGTCCTGCGGGAGTTCCTCGAGGCTCAGATCGAGGAAGCAAAGAAGCAAGGTGTATTGTTCTCCATCCACCTCAAAGCCACCATGATGAAGGTCTCCGATCCCAAGATCTTCGGGCACGCCGTTTCGGTCTTCTTCAAGGATGTGTTTGAAAAACACGCGGCCCTGTTCCAGAAGCTGGGGGTCGATCCCGACAACGGCTTGGGCGACCTCTATGCCAAGATCAAAACCTTGCCGGAGGATCAACGGGCCGCCGTCGAAGCGGACATTCAAGCGGTCTATAAGAAGCGGCCCGCGCTGGCGATGGTGAACTCCGATAAAGGCATCACGAATCTGCACGTGCCCAGCGACGTGATTATCGACGCCTCTATGCCCCCGGTGATTCGCGATTCCGGGCAGATGTGGGGGCCCGACGGCAAGCTCCACGATACCAAAGCGGTCATCCCCGACGGCAGTTATGCCCCGGTCTATGAGGAGGTCATCGAATTCTGTAAAAAACACGGCGCCTTCGATCCGAAAACCATGGGGAGCGTTCCCAACGTCGGTCTGATGGCGCAGGCGGCGGAGGAATACGGATCCCACGACAAGACCTTCAAATCCCCGGGCAACGGCACGATCCGTGTGGTCAACGGATCGGGACAGACCTTGCTGGAACACCGGGTGGAGGAAGGGGATATCTGGAGGATGTGCCAGGTCAAGGATGCCCCGATCCAGGATTGGGTCAAGCTGGCGGTCAACCGGGCCAAAGCCACCGGCGCCCCGGCCGTCTTCTGGTTGGATAAAAACCGGGCCCATGACGCGGAGCTGATCAAGAAGGTCAATCGTTACCTGCCCGATCACGATACGAAAGGCCTCGACATCCGGATCATGTCCCCGGCGGAGGCCACGCGGTTTTCGCTGCAACGGATGAAAGAGGGGAAGGATACGATTTCCGTTACGGGGAACGTTTTGCGGGATTACCTGACCGACCTTTTCCCGATCCTCGAAATCGGAACCAGCGCAAAAATGCTTTCGATCGTCCCCCTGCTCAACGGAGGGGGCCTGTTCGAGACCGGGGCCGGGGGTTCCGCGCCCAAACATGTGCAACAGTTTCAGCAGGAAGGGTACCTACGCTGGGATTCCCTCGGAGAATTCCTGGCCCTGGCCGCCTCCTTGGAACATCTGGGCAAAACATCCAACAATGCGACCGCGAAGATTCTGGCGGATACACTCGACCGGGCCAACGCGAAGTTCCTGGAAAGCAACAAATCACCGGCACGGAAGGTGGGCGAGATCGATAACCGCGGGAGCCATTTTTATCTTGCCTTGTATTGGGCGCAAGCCCTGGCCGAGCAGACCGAAGACAAAAATCTTCAGGCCCGCTTTGCCAAGGTCGCCCAGCAGCTTGAACAGAATGAGGCCAGGATTGCCGCCGAATTGATCGGCGCCCAAGGGAAACCGGTTGATCTGGGGGGCTATTACCATCCGAATAGGGAAAAGGCGACGAAGGCGATGCGTCCGAGCCCGACGTTGAATTCGATCGTAGACGCGATCGCGTAA
- a CDS encoding GGDEF domain-containing protein, producing the protein MTLGFASIAVLGVLDYATGYEFSFSLFYLIPVSFVAWYQGHRAALATALLSAVTWDLANTLAGQTYSNPAITLWNGASRLGFFVIVTFLISRLKKELDRERELSRTDHLTGVGNSRGFYDMAAVEILRAERHRHPFSICYIDLDNFKIINDQHGHSVGNAVLRTVAVTLGENLRKIDLVARLGGDEFVVLFPETDPDSARPAVEKIQRLLLNAMEHHRWPVSFSVGVVTYISPPRSVDEMIRRADHTMYEVKNAGKNAVRFSIGPEEAGLLKTDRADRDNPLMNETS; encoded by the coding sequence TTGACCCTAGGATTCGCAAGCATCGCCGTCTTGGGCGTCCTCGATTATGCAACGGGCTATGAGTTCTCATTTTCGCTGTTTTACCTGATCCCCGTCTCCTTTGTCGCATGGTACCAAGGCCATCGGGCCGCCCTGGCGACGGCTTTATTAAGCGCCGTAACATGGGATCTGGCAAACACGCTGGCAGGCCAGACTTATTCCAATCCGGCCATCACCCTTTGGAACGGCGCGAGCCGGCTCGGCTTTTTTGTCATTGTCACATTCCTCATCTCGAGATTGAAAAAAGAACTGGATCGTGAACGGGAACTGTCCCGAACCGATCATTTGACGGGGGTGGGCAATAGCCGGGGCTTCTACGACATGGCGGCCGTCGAGATCCTCAGGGCGGAAAGACACCGGCATCCATTTTCCATTTGCTACATCGATCTGGACAATTTCAAGATCATCAACGACCAACACGGGCACAGCGTCGGCAACGCCGTCCTTCGAACCGTCGCCGTAACGCTGGGGGAGAACCTGCGGAAAATCGACCTGGTCGCCCGGCTGGGCGGTGACGAGTTTGTGGTCCTCTTTCCTGAAACGGACCCGGATTCGGCCCGCCCGGCGGTTGAAAAAATCCAACGCCTGCTCTTGAACGCCATGGAACATCACCGATGGCCGGTGAGCTTCAGCGTGGGAGTGGTGACCTATATATCTCCGCCACGGTCGGTCGACGAAATGATTCGGCGGGCGGATCATACCATGTACGAGGTGAAGAACGCGGGGAAAAATGCGGTCCGATTTTCCATCGGTCCGGAGGAAGCCGGGTTATTAAAGACCGACCGGGCGGACCGGGATAATCCGCTGATGAATGAAACAAGTTGA
- a CDS encoding GYD domain-containing protein — MPTYVLLSTLTDQGRKTIKAKPSRINQVNKEIESMGAKVIAQYALLGPYDFVNIIEAKDNKAIAKISVELGSRGSVQFLTMPAIPIDEFIASLK; from the coding sequence ATGCCGACCTATGTTTTGCTCAGCACATTGACCGATCAGGGCCGCAAAACCATCAAGGCCAAACCCAGTCGCATCAATCAGGTGAACAAGGAGATCGAGTCCATGGGGGCCAAGGTGATCGCGCAGTACGCTCTTTTGGGCCCGTATGACTTCGTAAACATCATCGAGGCCAAGGACAACAAGGCCATCGCCAAGATCTCGGTGGAACTGGGTTCCAGAGGTTCCGTTCAATTCCTGACGATGCCGGCGATTCCGATCGATGAGTTTATCGCATCCCTCAAATAG
- the pal gene encoding peptidoglycan-associated lipoprotein Pal, which produces MIGRGLRTGRILAAAYAGLLMVGCASFQPASYTLQDGEIFIAPRPQFFNVAVAGLEDRRSPEERNWAAQQKLPANLTEIVTEQMVRHLRASRVFRQIQGLSEPFNPSSSDGIRKLGSQGIDAVLFGDLVHFYGQSGPDRRIEGKVGFANLKLISTRTGKPLWEGEADKFLLRQEKNPGPATDYATEALRGAVNQLAIQLSDRSFPRSILYASDQPETRYWRVGVLLPEDARPPEERSTEARFLLGDRNYPLYNDPAKGTDTLNEVPNQWAEKLQEAGIFREVVGIHHTGGKSEDLRAWSDQGLDAVLASRLTRLFALVVPPHNEQPFQTLSGGMAYPRVFKATALTRIEDVELIETRTGNVLWKGEAEEGIDRTIKSWVSPMKLVQESLGTTLDRLVKQLTLAKLGLPVPVVETPPVKTAPKPEQPQELAPIAKPIETPTPEEKTPADVYFDFNKYLIRDDMRPILEENARWLEDHPGVKVRIEGHCDDRGTTEYNLALGERRAKTVQKILKVYGIDEARLSVISYGEEHPVCTDHNEDCYAKNRRVHLEIQ; this is translated from the coding sequence TTGATCGGGCGCGGTCTTAGGACGGGCCGTATCCTGGCCGCCGCTTACGCCGGACTCCTCATGGTCGGCTGCGCGTCGTTTCAGCCCGCGTCGTATACGCTGCAGGACGGCGAAATCTTTATCGCGCCCCGTCCTCAATTCTTCAATGTCGCCGTGGCGGGACTGGAAGACCGACGATCTCCGGAAGAGAGAAACTGGGCCGCCCAACAGAAGCTGCCGGCCAACCTCACCGAAATTGTGACCGAGCAAATGGTTCGACATCTTCGGGCCTCCCGGGTCTTCCGGCAAATCCAGGGCCTGTCCGAACCGTTTAACCCGTCTTCATCCGATGGGATCCGTAAACTCGGATCGCAGGGTATCGACGCGGTCTTGTTTGGAGACTTGGTTCATTTCTACGGCCAAAGCGGTCCGGACCGTCGAATCGAGGGGAAGGTAGGGTTTGCCAACCTGAAACTGATCAGCACCCGGACCGGAAAACCTCTCTGGGAAGGAGAGGCGGACAAGTTTCTGCTCCGGCAGGAAAAAAATCCGGGCCCGGCAACGGATTACGCCACCGAAGCGCTTCGCGGGGCGGTCAATCAATTGGCCATCCAACTCTCGGACCGGTCTTTTCCCCGTTCAATCCTTTATGCCTCCGATCAGCCTGAGACGCGGTATTGGCGTGTCGGAGTGTTATTGCCCGAGGATGCCCGGCCCCCGGAAGAAAGGAGCACAGAAGCGCGATTTCTCCTGGGCGATCGGAATTACCCGCTGTACAACGATCCGGCTAAAGGAACCGATACGCTCAACGAAGTTCCGAACCAATGGGCGGAGAAACTTCAAGAGGCAGGAATCTTCCGGGAGGTCGTCGGCATTCATCACACGGGGGGAAAATCCGAGGATTTGAGGGCGTGGTCGGATCAGGGCCTGGATGCCGTCTTGGCGAGCCGCTTGACCCGCTTATTTGCCCTGGTGGTTCCTCCCCATAATGAGCAGCCCTTTCAAACTTTGAGCGGGGGCATGGCTTATCCTCGTGTCTTTAAGGCGACCGCGCTGACCCGGATCGAGGATGTTGAGTTGATCGAGACCCGGACCGGGAATGTGTTGTGGAAGGGAGAAGCGGAGGAGGGGATCGACCGGACAATAAAGTCCTGGGTGTCCCCGATGAAACTGGTTCAGGAATCTTTAGGGACTACGCTCGACCGTTTGGTGAAGCAATTGACGTTGGCGAAGCTTGGGCTTCCTGTTCCCGTGGTGGAAACACCACCGGTGAAGACTGCCCCTAAACCAGAACAACCCCAGGAGCTGGCCCCGATCGCCAAACCTATTGAAACCCCGACTCCAGAGGAAAAAACACCGGCCGATGTCTATTTCGATTTCAATAAATACCTCATTCGTGACGATATGCGTCCGATCCTGGAAGAAAACGCTCGCTGGCTGGAGGACCACCCGGGTGTCAAGGTTCGCATTGAAGGTCATTGCGATGATCGGGGGACGACGGAATACAACCTGGCGCTGGGGGAACGGCGTGCAAAGACGGTGCAGAAAATACTCAAGGTGTATGGCATTGACGAGGCCAGGCTTTCAGTCATAAGTTATGGAGAGGAACATCCGGTATGCACGGATCATAACGAAGATTGTTATGCAAAAAACCGCCGGGTCCATCTCGAAATTCAATGA
- a CDS encoding ATP citrate lyase citrate-binding domain-containing protein, with protein sequence MAKVLEGPGMGLLKKWGMTVPGYIVVTSPEQLDQAATAENWIKGSRLVVKAHEAIGSRMKLGLVKVDLDWPAAKQAVKEMLGKTLGGGMSVSQVIVSELILHKEEYYISVKSTREGAELLLANVGGIEIESNWEKVQKLPVPVGEIPSKEALADLAKRAGFGKDLAVKVAEFAAKLYQCYDNEDAQYLEINPLVLRSNNPELVALDAVTLVDADARFRHPDWNFSFAAEFGRPYSENERAVMEVDSKIKGSVKFIEIPGGDTALLPAGGGASVFYTDAVVALNGKPANYAEYSGDPPDWAVEVLTEKVCSLPNLKRIIVGGAIANFTNVKKTFAGIIAGFRKAKAEGKLDGVEIWVRRGGPFEKEGLAAMKALESEGFQIHVYDRYTPLTDIVDMSLKKESMTSGSSSHKKPAAKALRGEKSGEARR encoded by the coding sequence ATGGCAAAGGTGCTTGAAGGCCCGGGAATGGGCTTGCTTAAGAAATGGGGGATGACTGTTCCCGGGTATATTGTCGTCACCTCCCCGGAACAACTCGATCAGGCGGCAACCGCTGAGAACTGGATCAAAGGATCCCGTCTTGTCGTAAAGGCACATGAAGCGATCGGATCCCGGATGAAACTGGGCCTGGTGAAGGTGGATCTGGATTGGCCGGCGGCCAAACAGGCGGTCAAGGAAATGCTTGGAAAGACTCTTGGCGGCGGGATGAGCGTCTCTCAGGTCATCGTCTCCGAATTGATTCTCCATAAAGAAGAATATTATATTTCGGTCAAATCGACCCGGGAAGGGGCCGAACTGTTATTGGCCAATGTGGGCGGAATCGAAATCGAATCGAATTGGGAGAAGGTCCAGAAACTTCCGGTTCCGGTCGGGGAGATCCCTTCCAAAGAAGCGCTGGCGGATCTGGCCAAACGGGCCGGGTTCGGCAAGGATCTGGCCGTAAAAGTGGCCGAGTTCGCGGCCAAGCTTTATCAATGCTACGACAACGAAGACGCTCAATATCTTGAGATCAATCCCCTCGTTCTGCGTTCAAACAATCCAGAGCTGGTAGCGCTGGATGCGGTGACCTTGGTGGACGCGGACGCCCGGTTTCGGCATCCGGACTGGAACTTTTCATTCGCGGCCGAATTCGGACGGCCTTATTCCGAGAACGAGCGGGCCGTCATGGAGGTGGATTCCAAGATCAAGGGCTCGGTCAAATTCATCGAGATCCCGGGCGGAGATACGGCCTTGCTTCCGGCCGGGGGCGGCGCGAGCGTCTTTTACACCGACGCGGTCGTGGCCCTGAATGGAAAACCGGCGAATTACGCCGAGTACTCCGGCGACCCACCCGATTGGGCGGTCGAGGTCCTGACCGAAAAGGTCTGCTCGCTCCCCAATCTTAAGCGGATCATCGTCGGCGGCGCGATCGCCAATTTTACCAATGTAAAAAAGACCTTCGCCGGCATCATCGCCGGTTTCCGAAAAGCGAAGGCCGAGGGCAAACTCGACGGCGTCGAGATCTGGGTCCGCCGGGGGGGGCCGTTCGAAAAGGAGGGATTGGCGGCAATGAAGGCGCTTGAGTCGGAAGGGTTTCAAATTCATGTCTATGACCGATACACCCCGTTGACCGATATCGTGGACATGTCGTTGAAGAAAGAATCGATGACGAGCGGTTCATCCTCCCATAAGAAACCCGCTGCAAAGGCCTTGCGGGGAGAAAAATCCGGGGAGGCGCGACGATGA
- a CDS encoding citrate/2-methylcitrate synthase, translating into MSIVADRDTRVVIQGGPAGVNAARRMAEFCHLAKAPLTVQAFVFPPDAGKINEVPYGGEIVSIPVYKSVAEAIADHPEINTSLVYVGPDRAFGAAREALNVDGIRLVSMITEGVPEKDTKLLSRVAREKGKIFNGPSAIGIISAGECRLGVIGGAFDNLVLSKLYRPGSFGVITKSGGLSNEIIWICSQFADGITTAIGIGGDAYPGSDYVTYLEMFEKDPKTHAVVIVGEMGGDLEERAAEWYAAKKRRIKLLAVISGFCQEVLPKGMKFGHAGAKEGMKGEGSARHKADRLREAGAIVPSTFGGLGPAIKEVYQELLAKGMVKEAPAVEPEALPKLPKTIEESRKSGEVLVEPLVKTTISDDRGEEPLYYGYPASELINKGYQIPHVIGLLWNKKLISPQEAEIVKRIIMLSADHGPAVSGALTTIIAACAGISMSQAVAAGLIMIGPRFGGAVTDAGKWFKYAVENKLSVDDFLSYMKSNVGPVPGIGHRVKSVKNPDRRVKELVNYVKSQNLFTPHLDFALEVEKVTTAKKDTLILNVDGTIAAVLVDLGFPVESLNGFFITARTIGLIGHWIDQKQQGSRLIRLFDYLINYAAPKKKEVPPLK; encoded by the coding sequence ATGAGCATCGTAGCCGATCGCGATACGCGCGTGGTGATCCAGGGGGGACCGGCCGGGGTCAATGCGGCCCGCCGGATGGCCGAATTCTGTCACCTGGCCAAGGCTCCGCTGACCGTTCAGGCCTTCGTCTTTCCTCCGGATGCCGGCAAGATCAACGAAGTTCCCTACGGCGGCGAGATCGTTTCGATTCCGGTTTATAAGAGCGTGGCCGAGGCGATCGCCGATCACCCGGAAATCAACACCAGCCTTGTTTATGTCGGGCCCGATCGGGCCTTCGGCGCGGCCCGCGAGGCATTGAACGTGGATGGGATCCGTCTGGTCTCGATGATCACGGAAGGGGTTCCCGAAAAGGACACCAAGCTTCTTTCGCGCGTGGCCCGGGAAAAAGGAAAGATCTTCAACGGGCCGTCCGCCATCGGGATCATCTCGGCCGGCGAATGCCGCCTCGGCGTGATCGGGGGCGCGTTCGACAATTTGGTTCTGAGCAAACTTTATCGGCCCGGCTCCTTTGGCGTGATTACAAAATCGGGCGGACTGTCGAACGAGATCATCTGGATCTGCAGCCAGTTCGCCGACGGCATCACGACCGCGATCGGAATCGGCGGGGACGCCTATCCGGGATCGGATTACGTGACCTACCTCGAGATGTTCGAGAAGGATCCGAAAACCCATGCCGTTGTGATTGTGGGCGAGATGGGCGGCGACCTGGAGGAGCGTGCCGCCGAATGGTACGCGGCCAAAAAGCGGCGGATCAAGCTGTTGGCGGTCATCTCGGGTTTCTGTCAGGAAGTGCTGCCGAAGGGAATGAAGTTCGGCCACGCCGGCGCGAAGGAAGGGATGAAGGGCGAGGGCAGCGCTCGGCACAAAGCGGACCGCCTTCGCGAGGCCGGGGCGATCGTGCCGTCCACTTTCGGAGGGCTGGGTCCGGCCATCAAGGAGGTCTATCAAGAACTGCTCGCAAAAGGGATGGTCAAGGAAGCCCCGGCCGTCGAGCCGGAGGCCCTGCCCAAACTTCCGAAGACGATCGAGGAGTCCCGAAAGAGCGGCGAGGTCCTGGTGGAGCCGCTCGTCAAAACCACGATCTCGGACGATCGCGGCGAGGAGCCGCTCTATTATGGTTATCCCGCCTCCGAGCTGATCAATAAAGGGTACCAAATTCCCCATGTCATCGGCCTGCTCTGGAATAAAAAACTGATCAGCCCGCAGGAGGCCGAGATCGTCAAGCGGATCATCATGCTGTCGGCCGATCACGGTCCGGCGGTGTCGGGGGCGCTCACGACGATCATCGCGGCCTGCGCCGGCATTTCGATGTCCCAGGCGGTGGCGGCCGGTCTGATCATGATCGGCCCCCGCTTCGGCGGAGCCGTCACGGACGCGGGGAAATGGTTCAAGTACGCCGTCGAGAACAAGCTTTCGGTCGACGACTTTTTAAGCTACATGAAATCCAATGTGGGGCCCGTTCCGGGGATTGGCCACAGGGTAAAAAGTGTAAAGAATCCGGATAGAAGGGTTAAAGAGCTCGTGAATTACGTGAAGAGTCAAAACCTTTTCACGCCGCACCTGGACTTTGCCCTGGAAGTGGAAAAGGTCACCACGGCCAAGAAAGACACCCTGATCCTGAATGTGGACGGGACGATCGCGGCCGTCCTCGTCGACCTCGGTTTCCCGGTTGAAAGCCTCAACGGATTTTTCATTACGGCCCGGACGATCGGTCTTATCGGACATTGGATCGATCAGAAACAGCAGGGGAGCCGCCTGATTCGATTGTTCGATTATCTGATCAACTACGCGGCCCCGAAAAAGAAAGAAGTCCCGCCGCTCAAATAG